The sequence GAAATAAATATGTAACAATATAATTACTTTTTATATTTTTGCTGTGTAAAAAAAATGTAACATATTTTTTAATAAAATTTCACACATGAAAACAAAACAACTCAAAGTCTATAGCAAATACAGCCCGAGAGCCTATAGAAAAAGCAAACACGTAGCCGAAATACGTTTAAACGGAATATGGTTAGAAGAACTAGGATTTATAGCAAATACCACCATGATAGTACGCTATGAAAACGAAAAAATTATCCTAACACCACAAAAAGCATGAGCATAGAAGAAATAAAATCAAGGCTAACAATTGCGGAAGTACTACAACACTACAATCTAAATCCAAACAAAAACAACATGCTCCGTTGTCCGTTTCATGAGGATAAAACAGCGAGTTTACAAGTAAGTTTTACCCAAAATAAATACAAATGCCACGCTTGCGATAAAAAAGGCGATGTTATCCAATTTGTTCAAGACTATGAAAAGTTAACCAAACACGAAGCCATTTTAAAATGTGCCAGTTTAGCCAATGAGTCAATGAGCCAATTACAACCAATACCAACAACAACAGCAAAACATATAACTCACAACCTAGAACATATAACGTTCTTAGAAAAAATGTATTTAAGTTTTAGAAAAGCCATATTTAATAGTCCACCAGCTAAAGAATATTGCAGCAGCAGAAATTTAGACTTTGAAAAATTAGACATAGGTTTTAACTCTGGGCAGTTCCATCATGGAGCAAGAAAAGATGAAAAGCTAATTAATACTTGTTTAGAATACGGATTGTTAAGCAAAGGCGGTACAAACTCAAGAACAGGCGGACAAGCCTACAAACCTTTTGGAAATCGCTCAATTGTCTTTCCATTAAAAAACAAAGAAAATCAAATCGTTAGCTTTTATTTTAGATCGATTGTCACAACTTCCCCTCCTTTGGAGGGGTGCCTAAAAGGCGGGGTGGTTAGTAAACATTTTTATCTGA is a genomic window of Flavobacterium jumunjinense containing:
- a CDS encoding SymE family type I addiction module toxin, with translation MKTKQLKVYSKYSPRAYRKSKHVAEIRLNGIWLEELGFIANTTMIVRYENEKIILTPQKA